A window of Ictidomys tridecemlineatus isolate mIctTri1 chromosome 1, mIctTri1.hap1, whole genome shotgun sequence contains these coding sequences:
- the LOC101971767 gene encoding olfactory receptor 2T29, which translates to MDITTWMSSHTGWADFILVGLFRQSQHPALLCVVIFLIFLMALSGNAVLIILIHSSAKLHTPMYFFISQLSLMDMMYISITVPKMLLDQVLDVSTISIPECGMQMFLYLTLGGSEYFLLAAMAYDRYMAICYPLHYPMLMNHRVCLLLASGCWFLGSVDGFMLTPVTMTFPFCRSQKIQHFFCEVPAVMKLSCSDTSLYETLMYLCCVLMLLIPVTVISGSYSCILLTIHRMNSAEGRRKALATCSSHMMVVTLFYGAAVYTYMLPSSYHTPQKDMVVSVFYTILTPVLNPLIYSFRNKDVTGALRKMLSVGPVFQETVK; encoded by the coding sequence ATGGACATCACCACCTGGATGTCCAGCCACACAGGGTGGGCAGATTTCATCCTGGTGGGACTCTTCAGGCAATCCCAACACCCAGCTCTGCTTTGTGTggtcatttttctgattttcctgATGGCCTTGTCTGGAAATGCTGTCCTGATCATCCTGATACACTCCAGTGCCAaactccacacccccatgtacttcttcatCAGCCAGCTGTCCCTCATGGACATGATGTACATTTCCATCACTGTGCCAAAGATGCTTCTGGACCAGGTGCTGGATGTGAGTACCATCTCAATCCCAGAATGTGGGATGCAAATGTTCCTCTACTTGACACTTGGTGGTTCAGAATATTTCCTTCTGGCagccatggcctatgaccgctacaTGGCCATCTGCTATCCGCTCCATTATCCTATGCTCATGAACCACAGGGTGTGTCTTCTTCTGGCATCTGGCTGCTGGTTCCTGGGATCAGTGGATGGCTTTATGCTGACACCTGTCACCATGACCTTCCCATTCTGCAGATCCCAGAAGATCCAgcacttcttctgtgaagtcccTGCTGTgatgaagctctcctgctcagacacctcgcTCTATGAGACACTCATGTACCTGTGCTGTGTCCTCATGCTCCTCATCCCTGTGACAGTCATTTCAGGCTCCTATTCCTGCATCCTCCTCACCATCCACAGGATGAACTcagcagagggcaggaggaaggccctGGCCACCTGCTCCTCACACATGATGGTGGTCACACTCTTCTATGGCGCTGCCGTCTACACCTACATGCTCCCCAGCTCCTACCACACCCCTCAGAAGGACATGGTGGTGTCTGTGTTTTATACCATTCTCACCCCTGTGCTGAACCCCTTAATCTACAGTTTCAGGAACAAGGATGTCACTGGGGCTCTGAGGAAAATGTTGAGTGTGGGACCTGTCTTTCAGGAAACAGTAAAGTAG